The DNA region TACTTTCTAGCATGTTTTATCTTTATTCATtgtcaacatttaaatttatacaaaactAGCTTTCAATtagataaatgaataaatacTAGCTTCCTAGTATAATCTATCAATAAAACTAATTATAATTGGTCTCTatccaaaataatttatttgaataagTAAAACAAATCCCTATCATTATCTATCCAATTATCTTCAAACTACATTATCCTCTTAACATTCCCATATTACCTCCAATTATATCTTTCACTGAGATAAACTAGCTTAAGGAATTATAACTATTATAATATCAGAGAACGCGGATTCCTTTATTTTGAGCACCAACCAGAGAGGATATATATAAGCACCTGAGGTTAATTCCCAGAATCCTTAAGCTAGTTTGTTGCCTAGCATATTTAGTAGCATGTAATGTATAAATGTTCTGTGTTGAAGAAGTTTATCAGGCCCTATTAATCGTATAAAAAACCCTCTATCCtacttttacattttattttatatttcatcaTTACAACTTATCACCATTCtactttctttataaaataactaaagttaaaaataaataaataacacacgTAACATATtacaattagtttttttttttttttttttgggtagaaatgGAACTTCATTTAAAAACTAAGAAACAACATTACAAGCAGGAATGCTCATAAGACACACCGGCTAAGTCCAACATCAGAAGAAAATCCACCTCTATTGGTGGTTctaacaatacaataaaatcttgtGATAGGAAAGCTCCCCTTCTAGCAAGGGTATTAGCACATTTGTTCACCTCACGATAGCAGTGTTGGATCTGAACCATAGGAATTTTCTAAAGCCCCGTTTTACAATCACTTACTAAAGCTCCTATACCATTCGGATGACCCTCTCCCTTCCGCAGCAAATCTACAACGAGTTTTGCATCGAGTTCAAAGACCGCAGCAGAGATTTTTAATGCAATACATAGTCTAATGTCGTCCCTTAGTGCCCACAATTCCGCTGCCATACTCATTGTGCAACCAATAGCTCTCGTGTATCCTCGAATCCACTCTCCCTTATCATTGTGGATCAAAACTCCACCTCCTGCTCGCCCAGGATTACCAAGCGCTGAGCCATCTGAATTAACTTTGCACCAATTCAGAGGCGGACTGCACCAACAGACACAAATTTTCTATGGGGTTTGGGCTCTTTTTCCGTTAACACCCACATAGGCAAACTCCGTGGCCTTTAAGATCACTTCCTCCCTCATGTTTCAATTGGGTCTCTCACCCCTAAACATGAACCCATTCCTTCATATCCAAAGGCTCCAAATCCCAAATGAAAACACAATCCCCCAATTCAGATTGTCGTGGCATATCTCTTCTTGCTGTCACAATTCATTCTAAACCAATCCACAAggtttgttttataaaatacaGCCGCAGGGAGAAGGGGTGGGAAGGAGTCCTAGAAATCTCGGGTAGCACGACAATCTCTAAGAACATGGATTACATTCTCAGGACCTTCATCACACAACAAGCAGGAAACTGACACCTCCATTCCTCGACCAGCAAGAACAGCTCAGACATGGATGCTGTTATAGTAGCATTGCCAAATGAAGCAAAGGATTTTAGGAATAGTTTGTACTTTCCAAATCCACTCACCATTAAACGACAAGGAGGGCTACCCATTTCCTCCATTCTTGCTATTTTGTAAGCCTCCTTCAGCTCAAAATTTCCACTTGAGGTGGATGACCAAGTGATCTAATCTAAGTTCTGAGCAATAAAGGAAATAGGTGTCGCTTTGACCTCCATCAGAAGTTGATCAGGGAGGATGAGTGAATAGCTCTACCAGTCCCAACCCGAGAAACTCACCACATCTTTCAATTGGATATGCTCTTCTCTGCGATTTAGGGGACCTTCTATCAAGCTTCTTAACGCGCCCTTGTCCAACCATTTATCATCCTATAGAGGCAGATTGCTTTCTCTCCCGACAATCCATTTTGACCCTCTCTTAAATACTAGCTCTCCCTTTCGAATGGTTGACCAGGTGACAGAGCAAGTTCTGAAGGGAGTGCAAGGATTTGAAATTCTCCGAGGAGTTCGGCATTTTTGTGTCAGCACCTTAGCCCATAAAGAGTTGGGTTCCGTAGCGAGGCACCAATTTAATTTAGCTAGGAGTGCAATGTTCTTTGCTTTGGCTGCCTGAATGCCCAGTCCACCCTCTTTCTTAGGCTTTGTAATCTTGCTTCAACCAACTAAGTGCAGCTTTTTCTTGTTCTTGGATGAACCCCAAAGGAACTTGCGACTACGCTTATCCACATTAGTGAGTACCTTGGCAGGAAGTGCACTACATTGCATCGCATAGTTCAGGATTGTGGATGTTACAGCTTAGGTGAGAACAAGCCTCCCCTCAAATAAGAGCAAGTTGGCTTTCACCCCGCAAGCCTCCCTTGCACCCTTTCCAAGATAAACCCAAAATCATATGCGTGCTAGAGTGTTTAATTGGGAAACCAAGATACTTTCCAAGTGAAGGAGTTGACTGAAATCCCAAAAAATTACACAGGACAATCCTACCATCTGCTGATACATTGAGTGAAAAGAAAACTTGAGATTTTTCCTGGCTGACCTTTTGTCCATAAAGTTCACAAAAGGAATCCAGAACTTCCTTTACAGCCACACAATTTTCCGATCCGCCCTTGCAAACAACATAAGGTCATctacaaaaaacaaatgtgAAAAAGCCATCTCTCCCTGTGAAGCCTTGACTGGGTTCCACAACTTGGAACTACATTTTTCTATTATCATAGCACCCAAAACCTTTGCACACGAAATGAAAAAAGATACGGGGATAGCGGGCCCCCTTGTCTAATACCTGTGGAAGGGAGAAAAGGCTCAAGAACACCCCCATTGAAGATAATGGATATTGAGGATGAGGAAACACAGCTCATAATCAATGAGATCAACTGGCTTAGGAACCTGAAAAGGGTGAGGGTATCTTGAATAAAACTCCATTCCATTTAGTCGTAGGCTTTTTCCAAATCTATCTTAATTGCCATGTACCCACATCGCCCCCTTAATTTGGACATGGAATGGATAATTTCCTGGACTATTATCGCATTGTCTATTCCTTTCCTCCTAGGGACAAAAGCAGTTTGGAGTGGAGAGACTAGATTTGGAAGGAAAGGTCGAATCCAAGCAACAATGATCTTGGAGACGATCTTGTAAATCATGTTACACAAATTGATAGGCCAGTAATGGCAAAAGGATTCCGGGTTACCACATTTTGGGATTAGGGTGACAACAGTTCTATTGAGGTACTCGGGCATCCTATCGGATGTAAAAATCTGCTTCACTTCATTCCTGACTGATTCCCCCACTAATAATCAGAAATGCTGGAAGAAGCCAGCGTGAAAACCATCTAAACCCAGAGCCTTAAATGCCTTAAGGGACCAAAGGCCTGCTGCTATGTCTTCATTCGAAACTAAGCGAGTAAGAGTAGCTGAAccctccttttttaaatatgtttgcCAGTAAGAAGGGTCCCACTTGGCAAAGGTAGAGTGGCTGTGACTTGAAGAGAATAATTTGACATATTCATTTCTAATAAATTCAACTATTTCCTTTTCTCCTTGAATCCAATTACCAGCTCGATCTTTCATGCAAGTGattcaatttcttcttctacTCACCAATGCCGAGGTATGGTCAAAGCCGGTGTTCCTATCACCCTCCACCAACCAGGTAATTTGGGATTTCATGGCCCATAATTCCTCTCCAAGTTTTGATATTTCTATGAATTCCAGTCTCAAGTCCCCCTCCAATTCCACCAGAAAATTATTGGGATTGGTGGAAAGAGCTGTTTGGACACCCCTCAATCTCACAACAACTCTTTTTTCGATGAAAAAGGTTCCCCAATACCTCCTTATTCCATACTCTAGCTTTTTCTACAAATTTGGTCATCGCATTGGGCAGCACTACAGGACTGTTCAAGGCATCACACATAATATTTAGGAACTCAAGATGTGACAACCACATGGGTTGGAACCTAAAAGGACGCTGAAGTCTGACTTGTCGCCTATGCTCGAGATAGACTAGAATGGGGCAATGGTTGGACTGAACTCTTTCAAGGTATTTAACATTAGCTTCAGGGTAGATACTGTTCCACTCAGCATTTACAAAACCCTATCGATCCTTTCCTAAATTAAATTAGTTAACAGTCTGTGATTGGACCACGTGAAGCAAGGCCCAGAGAAACCAATGTCAATCAGCCTACAACCTACAAGTGTCCAGACATTCTTGAAAGCGAAGAGCACGACTAatatttgttaggttctaagacctttaggtttaaatgtattagaacactaatttgtaatgttggcaaaccatgatcaaaacattttaattttgtttagactgctcaaagtgtgtgtcttatatgtaaagttagaatcaagttgctgcagaatttactgtgcaattctgcctgactcgatcaATTGAGAATTAGACTCAACCGATCGAAAGTCATGCAGattttttttctgcaaaattttcaaactcagcccaagcccattaaggattagggtttcagatctacttctcccactatataaaggatactctaagcacgtttttataggcttctaagagagagaagagagtgtcTCTTTTTGTATCTAaggtttgtacccaaaagctctctagagtctttttgtttattgatgtttgtgtgaatctcttgtgagatctgagaggtgcttgccttcacacaagttTAGGATCATCAAGAATGAGATTttttcaagagcttgatgattaTTCAGTTGCTatcataagagcttaaagatacacaagcgggagtgcttatacttgctggagaatccaagaaagaaggagtccgtggtctcggagcttgcacgtggtcgtgtcagtaagttttctattggtgggtagcaataagatgttagtggtctaagttgctattgtacaaacttcgattatttcatagtggattcagttttaccttgaggataactaggttaaatcctccccaggttttttaccggtttgattttcctgagtcatcatatcattgtgttctttatatttttgttgcttTGCAtcatatgatatatttgtgttaacctagatttgcataatttacctaagttaataacttagctaaataactaggttaatctgttgttttaagaggtctaaaaacgtacaataTTGATCGGTCGACCCCCATATTTATCTTCACCCATAAGGACTTCATTAAAATCGCCTACGACAACCCAAGGTAAGGAGTGAAGCCTTGCTACCGAAGCTAAATTTTCCCAAAGAAGCCGTCTCTCGACAACGCGAGGATTGGTGTACACTGAAGAAAGTAACCATGAACCATCTTGGTGATTTGGAGTGACAACTGCATGGATTTCCTGCTCTGTTGACAATAATTCAACAACTACTATGTGAGATGAATCCCAAAGCAACCATATACCACCACTCAACCCAAATGTATTGGCAAATATTGCCCCATCAAAGGGCAGCTTATCTGCTATCTTTTTTGCTCTTTCACCACAGGCCTTTGTCTCAATTAAAATCATAATAGCTGGAGAGTGGTTACGGACTAAATCAGAAATAATGTTACAAAATGTGGGTTTCAGAGCCCGACGACAATTCCATATGAGCATATCCATAAATACAAACTTCATCTCAATGTCTAGTGGTTCGGCCTTTCCCAACTGATCATCCACGAATTCCACCTTGCAATCTGGATTTTCTTCTTCCACCTAGTTCGCATTCCGCGAGCAAAGGCTTGGATCAATTCACTTGAGCGAGCAATTGGATACATTTGCTGTGTCTGCCTCTAATCTCGAGCCCCAATCCTTCATTCGTTGGTTCGAAATTTCCATGAATGGATTACGCAGTGGGTCTGAGTTAATAATGGCAACCGCCCCTAACTCACTCCCCTTTTCAGACCTCGGCTGTTCCCCCATCGAAGCCAACGTCTCCTCCAAAACAATTTCTTCACCAATCACCTTTTGACTAGTAGAACCACCTGCCTTGAATTCTCAGATCTCTACCCTTGGAGGCTCCGATTGACCCTGCAACTTCAGGCCAAACGGATTCCCACTCACTTCTCTCTAGACTAGTGGAGACCCTAAATTATTCCCTTTCTGAGTAGGTAtctctttgcttttcttttttgacctTAGGTTCTGGGTATGGTGTTTGTCTTTTTGCATTTGCAACATAGGCCTTTATTTATCACGTGACACGGGCTCAGTCATGTGGTCTGCACATGTAACATTACTGTTAGGGGTATCTATGGGCTTTCACTTTCCTTCTCTGCTTTGAGAATCAACTTTCATTAGGCCCAAAACCGAAATAAAGGGATTGGTCTCCTAGGATTCCCTTGGGCTTGGGTTTAGGTCGCCTAAATGGGAAGTCTGGGCTTTGTCTTTCACGGGTTTTAGGCTTGGTTTCCTTTTCCGTGTAACTAGTACCCACGGACCAAATGCTTCTCCCTCCTCAACACCAggttggttttgaaattcatccTTCTTTCCCGCGCCTTCACCATCGTCCTTCCCCTCCGGCGTTCTCACTATGTACGGGCACTTCACCCTGTGACCCACACGGCCACATCTGAAGCATAAGGAGTTTAACCCCTTGTACTGGACTGGCTGTTCAATCTCTCCCATCCTAAGCAGCTTTGTAATCGGTTCGTCAAGGTTCACTTGAACACATAACCTTGCAAACCTCCCTCACGTTTTTGCAGTGGTATGGGTATCAATTCTAAGGACTAGACCTATGGTGTCTCCGATAGCCCTTAGTGCCGATGGTTCATAGTACTCGATAGGTAACTCGAGTAGTCGTACCCACACCGCCACTAAAGACAGATTGGCTGTGGACGACTTAAAATTTGGCTCCCAGCCCCTAATGGATAGGTAGTGTCCTCCCACAAACCATGGTCCATCCCTAAGTACCCTAGCATGATCCTCTCCGTTTTGGAACCTAATAAGAAAGAAGTCATTTCCAAGAGCAACACAATCCATTCTTCCTATCGGTTTCCAGAGACCAAGAATGTGTGCATGTAGGAAGTGGAATCCCACAGTTTTCCCGAACACTTTGATAATCAAAGCATTTGCCCATAGAGCTCGAATCTTCGCTTTCATGGTCCCCAAAAACTTCACAGCTTTCTCACCCGCAGGCAGATTAGAAAACTCCTCATCCGAATCTGCTTCCAACTCCATATTCAACCCAAAGTCAAAAGCTTGTTCGAAACCTATTTCTCCAAGAAGTTTTTCCTTATATGACTTACTCCCTTCCTCAGATGAGGGACCAGGAGTAGTGTGGTGTGACCCCAAGTTATGATTTTCCTTAACCTTCTTTGTACTACGTTGCAATTCGTCATCTTCTTCCCTTAACCTTACCGCAACCTCACTCATCTTCTCTAACTCTGAATCATAGTACAATTAGCAGAACATCAAGtgaaacacacaaaaaattggAGCAAGTATATATATTCCCTACTACCCTAAGTCCAACTTACTTTGGAAATTCTGATCTACAAATTAAGCCAACTTGAGGTTTTCTAATCAGGCCCTACGAGGAACTAACATCGAATCAGTACTCAAGTTGGTCAGGGTTGCTGAAATAGGAAAAAGTTTAGgaccacaaaattttttacaatttcttgtCACAATTGTGATATGACAGAGTGTGGttggtgaagaaaaaaataataaattcatgtACAAGAAATGGTTAACTACTCATAGTCTACCACAttaaaattatgacaaaaaattgtaaaataatttgtagtcCTAAAACTCCACTCGAAATCATTCAAAGTCATTTATTTGTTATTCTTATTGACTCATTTATTGATATGGTTGAAGGTAAGTCCTAACAGAGAAACAAGCTGCCAATGCTGTGTGAAAATCCCCTCCCTCTGAACCACAAAGGTCAACCCCTCTCCTTCTATTATTTGATATATTGTTTTTCTTGcacgttctctctctctctctctctctctaaccttGGTATTCTGTTGCAACCGCTGATTAACTTCCTTCACTCTCTCACATGGCCCACATAAAGATTCTACAATATGggttactttttcttttctccattctttaatcttcttttttgtgtgtgttataAATCCTCCTTTCTTTACAAAAGGCTTTTACTCcctggcaaaaaaaaaatctagtctatctctatctctctttttatttatttttgttcttgttaGATTCATGGAGAACTCTTATAATTCATGTATGAATAATACCAAAGCTGTGGCCTCTAAAGGAACCACAGACTGTGTCTCTGAGGAGAGTGGGTGGACTAAATACTTTGAAGATTTCTCAAATTATAGAGAACATAGTTTCTCTTCTTGTCTTGATAACTCTTCTTTGGTCTCTGATGCTGCTTCTTGTGCCTTAAGGAAAAAATCCCATAACAATCTAAAGCTTCCTAAGAAAACAAGGACCAAAATCATTTCTGTTGATGATTCTTTGGAGGATACTGCTAGCTCTCCAGTTAATAGTCCCAAGGTCAGATATATATGAACCATCGTGTCAACTTTTATTTTCGTTCCTCTAAttgtgattctctctctcttcttttacatcttttttttttttttgctaatattttCGTTAACAATCTTTGTGAATAGGTCAGTGATTTGAGCCCAGTAACTATGCATCGAAGAAAGGTAAATGATCATATTATTAGTTCTCTGGTGATttctgcttttttatttttagattaaaaaaaaaaacactaaggACTAAGATTGGTTTGATGTTAGAAGCTAAATATGTATTTtgtggttttgatgattttttaggGAAAGGGAGATACTTTAGAGCATTATCCAGAACTGCAGGCAGATGAAAGAAGTGAGGTAAACTATAGTGGAAAGAATATTAATGACTGTACAGATTTAAGGAACAGGGGGCTGTGCTTGGTTCCTTTGTCCAAGTTAGTGAACTATTTTGGTTAATTTCATTGTTATTagaacatctctctctctctctctctctctctcatgtccTTCTTGGAAAACATCTTATGAAAATGTACAAAGAAACTTCCTGCCAATATTTTATTGCTTGTATTGAGTTTTAAACTCATCTCTCATCATCTGTAAATTAAACTAAATCTTGTCCATGTATATATCTTGTGCGTTTTATCTATATACAAGAACAAACTGAGACAATGCATCTCAAAGCATGTGGATATCATTTTCATTAGCAACAGTACATATTCATGGGGTTCTTTTTGAGGGTAGATATAACAAAGTAttacataaacaaaataattacagaaggcattaaaaatataaaagatggAGAAGTAACAGACTAGAGAATATGTTATTGGTAAGCTGAACCAGGGTCAAAATTCTCTAAGGAGTTATTTCTCATCATACATGGACTATAAGAGCTTTGGTTGGACTTGGTCTTGTATATCTAGCCTATAATGGTGGAGCAAATTATACTGTATGTAAGTTTAGTTAGAAGTCATTTCAATCCAAAGATATCCCTAAGCGTCCAAAACTGTCATAGACATGGTATTAATGTTAAAGAAGGTACCAAAATGAGGTCGGAAAAGCATTATTCAGAATAgtaagaagaggaagaaggaggaagaggaggaatGGGTGATGAAACCCTTCTGTTGGCGCATTATAATGTTATGTAAATGTATAGAGCTATTGTGTAAGTTCCAATGACGTGGCTCTTTTTGCTTGAGTGATGGTGGGAATATTCCACATTTTTCCATGCGTTGTTAAACGCTAAAAATtctatgaaaaatgttaaaattattacaaattttactgtaACATGTTTACAAATTGATACAATCCTGAATGTAATCGATCGACcctaaaaacttaataaataaatatttaaatagttTTAGTAAGGTTAATGATATATTGGTTTataaaacttttatatatatatatatatatatataatttgataattacaaggaaaaagtgaaatttaaactctatatatttttattgacaaCACTAGTTATACAAAGCTATTGGCTATCAGTACCCATGGGATATTGACAACACTACTATTTTTATTGACAACACtagttatatattttgtatatccACCATCTTTTGCTTCTTCCAATATAAAGTAAGAAAGTCAGTACCCATAGGATGCCAGCAGCTAATCGATAACGCCAGTTTCATTTTGTTCCCTTTTATTCTTCTTACTAACTACAACTCATCTTAgcaaaatgtattgaccccacCACAGGAGATACACTAATtaagtttattttaaataatatggtAATGGATGTGTAAATTATGTAAGAGTTATACAATATTATTCAAGTGGGTATTGCGAATCAAAAACAGAATTTGAAAGCATGTAAGTTCCTTGTGCCCTCAAAgcaagcaatatatatatacaaagtaTATATAAACAGCAgttgtaaaaagaaaagtagagtGATAGGTTTAAATATTAATTCATCTCCAACATCTTGCAGGCcgttgaatttaaaaaaaaattcagaaagaAGACCCCTCCATGTGCACAAGCATTAAAGGCTGGTGAGCACAGAATAGGTCGCAGAGTTGTTAAGGACATTCAGCTTAAATCCCACCATTAATTCCTCTGGTTGACTCTTTCCATTACGTTCTTCTAGATCCTCTgaattctttctttctatctaagctaatgatgatattttaattggataagaaagaaaatttataataagcTAATTAAGATGGCGACGCTGTTTAGTGCTTTTATTCTATACCTAATCGAAGGAAATTGCAAGTTTAACTTGTAACGTGTCTTAAGCAGGGTTCATTACGTGTACCGCCAGTTGCTCAAAGCACAAAATCAATGGTAGAAACTGAATAGAAGAAGCAGTGGCAGCTAccattttgattttgtgtgtttggtttAATTGTCAAAATGGAGGAGgaaaattcatgaaaaaaatttgtatattccgacttttttatttttggaatccGATGGAGTATTGTATGATATATATCGCAGAGAATGTCTAAACCCAATGCTAAAAAGGCAATGTTTGCCTAAAGTGATATTCATCATTGCTCGTGAGTAACTTTGCATGCAAAGGGTAAAACGAATAAAATCATTACATAGTAGTATTAATCAATACAACAAAACtaatgttatcttttttttaaaatttaatatttaaatttaaccatgtgattaattgattaattcaaGTCATGATAAATTTTAATCGAGGAAAGTAAGATATAACACTTAAAAGAACTATACTTAAATttcacataaataaaaaaactatatgtTATACATACAACAACAAAttctttacaataaaaattaaaaaaaaatttcttagtgGATTCTAATTTAATCATCAATCTCTCCATAGTCCCTACTATTGCTATGTATTAATTGCAAGAAAAGGCATTGTTGATGGAACTCGATATCAATATCCACGTACACGCAGTCATTATGAAAtttatcagaaaaaaaaataataattatacaaTAATGTCATattcactctttttatataatttttttttatgggttacATAATGGttaattttactaattaaatttatggtatgACTTATTATTCACATGAGAGGAATTgtacacaaaataatataaaaatttt from Castanea sativa cultivar Marrone di Chiusa Pesio chromosome 6, ASM4071231v1 includes:
- the LOC142641684 gene encoding vascular-related unknown protein 1-like; the encoded protein is MENSYNSCMNNTKAVASKGTTDCVSEESGWTKYFEDFSNYREHSFSSCLDNSSLVSDAASCALRKKSHNNLKLPKKTRTKIISVDDSLEDTASSPVNSPKVSDLSPVTMHRRKGKGDTLEHYPELQADERSEVNYSGKNINDCTDLRNRGLCLVPLSKLVNYFG